Proteins from a genomic interval of Ptychodera flava strain L36383 chromosome 7, AS_Pfla_20210202, whole genome shotgun sequence:
- the LOC139137504 gene encoding uncharacterized protein codes for MARLSILALLCLGLLAHAYGYIGIEDDIGGPLDGDLLHALENLFGHDGDMAKEADSSDEGGISSSEEEEMRQRALGPIAKLLSGQGDGPLADKPFARLMFLRRLLGGASGAGPLSGLQRPTGSLVRNMFLFRLLGKRMGERFLKEVRETKESHRVYTFAASLFCDCALEYIDDHNEIRGFSLDVVNAVCKHAGKNCAVMYDTRSNCYSHVHGEHSRAGDGLMNHYYDACMTWIRSHERERSVAFTEAFAHVEHNAHFFVKKGNPDGFDMNNIGDKHIGFLNGWVSNEYCLAHVAEGHEEDLEEFGHEDTEEHTFKGAHLHPDQAHYYETREELFTNVESGELAAAFLIDPSPAEADAHGFEKLGEDVACGLGGTLHMMTRKDSNVPEWFSEHLHMMKESGEYYGLCTKSQHEHAAKGDFDCVRK; via the exons CTTATGGATACATAGGAATTGAAGATGATATTGGGGGACCTCTTGATGGCGACCTCCTCCATGCCCTAGAA AACCTGTTTGGCCATGATGGCGACATGGCAAAGGAAGCTGACAGTAGCGATGAGGGCGGTATAAGCAGCAGTGAAGAGGAAGAAATGCGACAGAGAGCATTGGGACCAATTGCCAAACTTCTGAGTGGACAAGGTGATGGTCCTCTCGCCGATAAGCCCTTCGCAAGATTGATGTTCCTCCGCAGGCTTCTCGGCGGTGCAAGCGGCGCCGGACCTTTGAGCGGCCTCCAACGCCCAACTGGCAGCCTTGTCCGCAACATGTTCCTTTTCCGACTTCTCGGCAAGCGCATGGGAGAAAGATTCTTGAAGGAGGTCCGCGAAACTAAGGAAAGCCACCGTGTCTACACCTTCGCCGCTTCCCTTTTCTGTGACTGTGCCTTAGAATACAT AGATGATCATAACGAGATAAGAGGTTTCAGTCTTGACGTCGTCAATGCAG TCTGTAAGCATGCCGGCAAGAACTGCGCTGTCATGTATGACACTCGCTCCAACTGCTATTCTCACGTCCACGGTGAACACTCCAGAGCTGGTGACG GTCTGATGAACCATTACTACGATGCCTGTATGACCTGGATCAGAAGTCATGAACGTGAGCGTTCCGTCGCCTTCACGGAAGCTTTCGCCCACGTCGAACACAACGCCCATTTCTTCGTCAAGAAGGGCAACCCTGACGGCTTTGACATGAACAATATTGGAGACAAGCACATTG GTTTCCTTAACGGCTGGGTTAGTAATGAATACTGTTTGGCTCACGTTGCCGAGGGCCACGAAGAAGATCTTGAAGAATTTGGACACGAAGACACCGAAGAGCACACATTCAAGGGCGCCCATCTCCATCCCGACCAGGCCCACTACTATGAAACCAGAGAGGAACTCTTCACAAACGTTGAAAGTGGAGAG TTGGCTGCTGCCTTCCTGATCGACCCTAGCCCAGCGGAAGCCGATGCTCACGGATTTGAGAAACTCGGCGAAGATGTAGCATGTGGTCTTGGTGGAACCCTCCACATGATGACCCGCAAGGACAGTAACGTGCCTGAATGGTTCAGCGAGCATCTACACATGATGAAGGAAAGTGGTGAATACTACGGTCTCTGTACCAAATCACAACATGAGCATG CTGCCAAAGGAGACTTTGACTGCGTCAGAAAGTAA
- the LOC139137505 gene encoding cornifelin-like produces the protein MSQTVFRQPRRVFYGEGDFDVGLFQCCDDMSTCALSFCCLPCFKCFLARKLGESCCLPFCYCHPFDLSVLRVKLRTNKQIEGDALSDCCLSCWCSCCVAAQLSREVDD, from the exons ATGAGTCAGACTGTATTCAGACAACCAAGGAGG GTATTTTATGGTGAGGGGGACTTCGACGTCGGACTTTTTCAATGCTGCGATGACATGTCTACCT GTGCGCTGTCTTTCTGCTGTCTTCCCTGCTTCAAGTGCTTCCTGGCCAGAAAATTAGGTGAGAGTTGCTGCCTTCCTTTCTGTTACTGCCACCCGTTCGACTTGTCGGTGCTGAGAGTCAAActgagaacaaacaaacaaatcgag GGTGACGCCCTCAGCGACTGCTGTTTATCCTGTTGGTGTTCCTGTTGTGTCGCCGCACAGTTATCCCGGGAGGTTGATGACTGA
- the LOC139137507 gene encoding organic cation transporter protein-like isoform X2, translated as MYGSATSFFEVYNIIEHRWLKREADNTRGVFPLDKIICSLEYPVVLEWTGPRKRALVGCLLAISYVCGHMTLALLAYGIRHWRFLQIATAVPQLPLLVIYLLRVAPESPRWLLSLGHVSEADVIIRRAVRANKVSLPNSYFTITSIYSNKKVEEKKEVPYTERKYDFSDLFRTSKLRATTCIMFVNWFTLSLCYYGLSLFSTDLAGNDYVSFFLSGLVEIPGIILGSYIINRWGRSKSIALFIITSGLSCLLCPFPPKNVQYIATALSLVGKLGATAAYWSTFLHVAELFPTVVRNMGICLVAMAARTSSILLPFTRLLSDVWQPFPYVIIGASTALTGSLMFLVPETLNRPLPATIEEFKELHKRRRNSFDKSSIKAVPKKMECRWAIPESYGICDV; from the exons ATGTATGGTTCAGCTACTAGTTTTTTTGAGgtatataatataattgaaCATCGCTGGCTGAAACGAGAAGCTGATAATACTCGAGGTGTTTTCCCGTTAGATAAAATTATATGCTCTCTTGAATACCCTGTAGTGTTGGAGTGGACCGGACCTAGGAAACGAGCCTTAGTAGGATGTTTGTTGGCTATCTCCTATGTTTGTGGTCATATGACCTTAGCTCTGCTAGCGTATGGCATTCGACACTGGCGCTTCTTGCAGATAGCAACTGCCGTCCCTCAGCTGCCGTTGTTGGTTATATACTTGTTAAG AGTTGCTCCAGAGTCCCCAAGATGGCTGCTGTCCCTTGGTCACGTGAGTGAGGCTGATGTCATCATTCGCAGGGCTGTTAGAGCTAACAAAGTATCCCTGCCAAATTCTTATTTTACAATCACCAGCATCTACTCAAAT AAAAAGGTGGAAGAGAAGAAGGAAGTGCCGTACACAGAAAGAAAATACGACTTCAGTGATCTGTTTAGGACGTCCAAACTTCGAGCTACAACTTGTATTATGTTTGTAAATTG GTTCACCTTGTCCCTGTGCTATTATGGACTATCCTTATTTTCAACGGACTTGGCTGGCAATGACTACGTCAGTTTCTTCTTATCTGGTCTGGTCGAAATCCCAGGCATCATTTTGGGTAGTTACATTATCAACCGTTGGGGGCGCTCGAAATCAATTGCCTTGTTCATCATAACGAGTGGTTTGTCGTGCCTGCTCTGCCCGTTCCCGCCTAAAA ATGTGCAATATATCGCTACAGCCCTGTCTCTGGTTGGCAAACTGGGAGCTACTGCCGCCTACTGGTCAACATTTCTCCATGTGGCTGAGTTGTTTCCAACAGTTGTCAG AAACATGGGTATATGCCTTGTTGCAATGGCCGCTCGCACATCTTCAATTTTACTCCCGTTCACAAGATTGCTGTCGGATGTATGGCAACCATTTCCGTACGTCATCATCGGCGCATCAACGGCTCTAACCGGTAGTTTGATGTTCTTGGTACCGGAAACTTTAAACCGCCCTCTACCGGCAACCATCGAAGAGTTTAAGGAATTGCACAA AAGAAGACGTAATTCGTTCGACAAGAGCTCTATCAAAGCTGTCCCCAAAAAGATGGAATGCCGTTGGGCAATACCCGAGTCTTACGGTATTTGTGATGTCTGA
- the LOC139137507 gene encoding organic cation transporter protein-like isoform X1, translating into MYGSATSFFEVYNIIEHRWLKREADNTRGVFPLDKIICSLEYPVVLEWTGPRKRALVGCLLAISYVCGHMTLALLAYGIRHWRFLQIATAVPQLPLLVIYLLRVAPESPRWLLSLGHVSEADVIIRRAVRANKVSLPNSYFTITSIYSNALKKKVEEKKEVPYTERKYDFSDLFRTSKLRATTCIMFVNWFTLSLCYYGLSLFSTDLAGNDYVSFFLSGLVEIPGIILGSYIINRWGRSKSIALFIITSGLSCLLCPFPPKNVQYIATALSLVGKLGATAAYWSTFLHVAELFPTVVRNMGICLVAMAARTSSILLPFTRLLSDVWQPFPYVIIGASTALTGSLMFLVPETLNRPLPATIEEFKELHKRRRNSFDKSSIKAVPKKMECRWAIPESYGICDV; encoded by the exons ATGTATGGTTCAGCTACTAGTTTTTTTGAGgtatataatataattgaaCATCGCTGGCTGAAACGAGAAGCTGATAATACTCGAGGTGTTTTCCCGTTAGATAAAATTATATGCTCTCTTGAATACCCTGTAGTGTTGGAGTGGACCGGACCTAGGAAACGAGCCTTAGTAGGATGTTTGTTGGCTATCTCCTATGTTTGTGGTCATATGACCTTAGCTCTGCTAGCGTATGGCATTCGACACTGGCGCTTCTTGCAGATAGCAACTGCCGTCCCTCAGCTGCCGTTGTTGGTTATATACTTGTTAAG AGTTGCTCCAGAGTCCCCAAGATGGCTGCTGTCCCTTGGTCACGTGAGTGAGGCTGATGTCATCATTCGCAGGGCTGTTAGAGCTAACAAAGTATCCCTGCCAAATTCTTATTTTACAATCACCAGCATCTACTCAAAT GCATTAAAGAAAAAGGTGGAAGAGAAGAAGGAAGTGCCGTACACAGAAAGAAAATACGACTTCAGTGATCTGTTTAGGACGTCCAAACTTCGAGCTACAACTTGTATTATGTTTGTAAATTG GTTCACCTTGTCCCTGTGCTATTATGGACTATCCTTATTTTCAACGGACTTGGCTGGCAATGACTACGTCAGTTTCTTCTTATCTGGTCTGGTCGAAATCCCAGGCATCATTTTGGGTAGTTACATTATCAACCGTTGGGGGCGCTCGAAATCAATTGCCTTGTTCATCATAACGAGTGGTTTGTCGTGCCTGCTCTGCCCGTTCCCGCCTAAAA ATGTGCAATATATCGCTACAGCCCTGTCTCTGGTTGGCAAACTGGGAGCTACTGCCGCCTACTGGTCAACATTTCTCCATGTGGCTGAGTTGTTTCCAACAGTTGTCAG AAACATGGGTATATGCCTTGTTGCAATGGCCGCTCGCACATCTTCAATTTTACTCCCGTTCACAAGATTGCTGTCGGATGTATGGCAACCATTTCCGTACGTCATCATCGGCGCATCAACGGCTCTAACCGGTAGTTTGATGTTCTTGGTACCGGAAACTTTAAACCGCCCTCTACCGGCAACCATCGAAGAGTTTAAGGAATTGCACAA AAGAAGACGTAATTCGTTCGACAAGAGCTCTATCAAAGCTGTCCCCAAAAAGATGGAATGCCGTTGGGCAATACCCGAGTCTTACGGTATTTGTGATGTCTGA
- the LOC139137507 gene encoding organic cation transporter protein-like isoform X3: MTLALLAYGIRHWRFLQIATAVPQLPLLVIYLLRVAPESPRWLLSLGHVSEADVIIRRAVRANKVSLPNSYFTITSIYSNALKKKVEEKKEVPYTERKYDFSDLFRTSKLRATTCIMFVNWFTLSLCYYGLSLFSTDLAGNDYVSFFLSGLVEIPGIILGSYIINRWGRSKSIALFIITSGLSCLLCPFPPKNVQYIATALSLVGKLGATAAYWSTFLHVAELFPTVVRNMGICLVAMAARTSSILLPFTRLLSDVWQPFPYVIIGASTALTGSLMFLVPETLNRPLPATIEEFKELHKRRRNSFDKSSIKAVPKKMECRWAIPESYGICDV; encoded by the exons ATGACCTTAGCTCTGCTAGCGTATGGCATTCGACACTGGCGCTTCTTGCAGATAGCAACTGCCGTCCCTCAGCTGCCGTTGTTGGTTATATACTTGTTAAG AGTTGCTCCAGAGTCCCCAAGATGGCTGCTGTCCCTTGGTCACGTGAGTGAGGCTGATGTCATCATTCGCAGGGCTGTTAGAGCTAACAAAGTATCCCTGCCAAATTCTTATTTTACAATCACCAGCATCTACTCAAAT GCATTAAAGAAAAAGGTGGAAGAGAAGAAGGAAGTGCCGTACACAGAAAGAAAATACGACTTCAGTGATCTGTTTAGGACGTCCAAACTTCGAGCTACAACTTGTATTATGTTTGTAAATTG GTTCACCTTGTCCCTGTGCTATTATGGACTATCCTTATTTTCAACGGACTTGGCTGGCAATGACTACGTCAGTTTCTTCTTATCTGGTCTGGTCGAAATCCCAGGCATCATTTTGGGTAGTTACATTATCAACCGTTGGGGGCGCTCGAAATCAATTGCCTTGTTCATCATAACGAGTGGTTTGTCGTGCCTGCTCTGCCCGTTCCCGCCTAAAA ATGTGCAATATATCGCTACAGCCCTGTCTCTGGTTGGCAAACTGGGAGCTACTGCCGCCTACTGGTCAACATTTCTCCATGTGGCTGAGTTGTTTCCAACAGTTGTCAG AAACATGGGTATATGCCTTGTTGCAATGGCCGCTCGCACATCTTCAATTTTACTCCCGTTCACAAGATTGCTGTCGGATGTATGGCAACCATTTCCGTACGTCATCATCGGCGCATCAACGGCTCTAACCGGTAGTTTGATGTTCTTGGTACCGGAAACTTTAAACCGCCCTCTACCGGCAACCATCGAAGAGTTTAAGGAATTGCACAA AAGAAGACGTAATTCGTTCGACAAGAGCTCTATCAAAGCTGTCCCCAAAAAGATGGAATGCCGTTGGGCAATACCCGAGTCTTACGGTATTTGTGATGTCTGA